The genomic DNA GCTGAGCCTGAGGATCGTGAGACAGATCAATTCAATCAACTGAAATATGTCTTTATCGATGACCCGGTCAGCTCTTTGGATGAAAATCATCTCATTCAGCTGGCGGTAGACTTGGCGCAACTGATCAAGTCCAGCGAGTCTGAAATCAGGTTCGTCATCACCACCCACAATCCACTTTTTTATAACGTGCTGTTCAATGAATTGAACAGTGATGATGGTAGCTACAAGAAGAAGTTTTTTGACAAACACCGGCTTGTCAAATTTGAGGATGGTAGCTATGACCTCATCAACCAGTCTAACGACTCCCCATTTTCCTACCATCTGTATTTGAAGACAGAGCTTGAAAAGGCAATTGAATCAGGCCAAGTGAGCAAGTATCACTTCAATTTTTTGAGAAATATTCTAGAAAAGACCTCTACTTTCCTAGGCTATAAGAAGTGGGGTGATTTGCTGCCAAAAACCGATGACGGAAGAACCAACCCGTATGAGGCACGGATCATCAATATCTCCAGCCATTCAAAACATGCAGGTGAAGAGGTGGCGGAGCTGACAGAAGACGACAAGCGTGTGTTGGCGTATCTGGTGCGGCAGATCAATGACATGTACCGCTTTAGTTCGACCGCTGGCTGAACGAAGAAGCGCTCTGGTTTTCAAGATGGCATTGAAGGATGACGGCATGAGCGAAATCACCCACCACACCGACTACCGGCAGGCCATTGCTGCCATCAAGCAGCGTATTCAAGCATCGCAAACCCGCGCCGTCTTGGCGGTGAATGCCGAGTTGCTGAACTTGTATTGGGACATTGGCCGCCAGCTGGACGCTTGGCAGCGCGAACGCGCCTGGGGTTCGGCAGTGGTGGAGCAAATGGCGCTGGACCTGCAAGCCACCTACCCCGGCATGAAGGGCTTCTCACGCACCAGCCTGTTTGCCATGCGGCAGTTTTATGCGTTCTTCAGCCCTCAGTTTGAAGTTGTCCCACAGCCTGTGGGACAAATGCCGTGGGGGCATGTGCGCACCCTGCTGGCCAAGGTGAAGTCTTTAGAGCTGGTGTTGCTGTATGCGCAGGCCTGCATCGAGCATGGCTGGAGCCGCAACGTGCTGGAGTGGCAGATTGAGCAGCGCTTTCATGAGCGCGCCGGTAAGGCCGTAGGCAACTTTGCTCAGACGCTGCCAGCACCCCAGTCAGAGCTGGTGCAGCAAAGCCTGAAAGACCCTTATGTGTTCGACTTCTTGACCCTGACCCCGCAGGCGGTGGAGCGGGATATTGAGAACCAGTTGGTGGCGCAGATCACCCGGTTTCTGCTAGAGCTGGGCAAGGGCTTTGCATTCCTTGGGCGGCAATATCCGCTGGTGGTAAATGGCAGAGACTACTTTCTGGACTTGTTGTTCTATCACGCACGGCTGAAGTGCTATGTAGTGATTGAGCTGAAGGCGGGCGAGTTCAAACCCGAGTACGTGGGCAAACTCAACTTCTACCTTTCGGCGGTAGACGACCAGCTGCGCGCTGAGGGGGACCAGCCGACCATCGGCCTGATCCTGTGCAAAGACAAAGACAAGCTGGATGTGGAATACGCCCTGCGCGACATCAACAAACCGATGGGCGTGAGCTCATTCATCACCAAAGACATTCCCCTGTCGGTGCAGTCGCAGCTGCCGACGGTGCAAGAGATTGAGAGCGAGCTGACCGCGCTGATTCACAACGATGAGAGCAAGCCGAATGAGTGACTACAAGACCATTGCCGAATCCAAAAACTTCATCGTTCTGGA from Acidovorax sp. A79 includes the following:
- a CDS encoding YhcG family protein, which gives rise to MSEITHHTDYRQAIAAIKQRIQASQTRAVLAVNAELLNLYWDIGRQLDAWQRERAWGSAVVEQMALDLQATYPGMKGFSRTSLFAMRQFYAFFSPQFEVVPQPVGQMPWGHVRTLLAKVKSLELVLLYAQACIEHGWSRNVLEWQIEQRFHERAGKAVGNFAQTLPAPQSELVQQSLKDPYVFDFLTLTPQAVERDIENQLVAQITRFLLELGKGFAFLGRQYPLVVNGRDYFLDLLFYHARLKCYVVIELKAGEFKPEYVGKLNFYLSAVDDQLRAEGDQPTIGLILCKDKDKLDVEYALRDINKPMGVSSFITKDIPLSVQSQLPTVQEIESELTALIHNDESKPNE
- a CDS encoding AAA family ATPase; amino-acid sequence: MGKTLAEIAEQLDGANKKVQLIYAFNGTGKTRLSREFKQLIATKDDEEAAPLGLSRNKILYYNAFTEDLFYWDNDLNADAEPKLKIQPNTFTDWVLAEQGQDMNVITTFQRYTNDKLTPHFNAEHTEQGEDEKQVTVKAFSEVTFTMERGDATHSGYLKISKGEESNFIWSIFFTLLELVVGVLNVAEPEDRETDQFNQLKYVFIDDPVSSLDENHLIQLAVDLAQLIKSSESEIRFVITTHNPLFYNVLFNELNSDDGSYKKKFFDKHRLVKFEDGSYDLINQSNDSPFSYHLYLKTELEKAIESGQVSKYHFNFLRNILEKTSTFLGYKKWGDLLPKTDDGRTNPYEARIINISSHSKHAGEEVAELTEDDKRVLAYLVRQINDMYRFSSTAG